The nucleotide window CATCGGCGTGCGCCATTTCGGGGCCCGCGCGGTCGAGCAGGTGGTGGCGCAGGTCATCGCTGCGCCGCATCCGCTGGTCACCGGCTTCGGCCTTGCCGGCGACGAGCGCGAGGGTCATCCGGCGAACTTTGCCCGCGCCTTTCGCACCGCCGGAGAGGCGGGGCTCGGCCTGACTGCCCATGCGGGCGAGGTTTGCGGCCCCGAAAGCGTCACGGCTGCGCTCGACTTCCTGCGCGTGCGGCGCATCGGCCACGGCGTGCGGGCCATCGAGGACCGGGCCGTCGTCGAGCGGATCGCGGAAGAAGGCATCGTGCTGGAAGTCTGCCCCGGCTCCAATCTGGCGCTCGGGTTCTACTCCAACCTGCGCTTTCATCCAGTGAACCTGCTGCGCCGCGCCGGTTGCCGCATCACGCTCAATTCCGACGATCCGCCCTTCTTCGGCACGACGCTCGGTCATGAATATCGCAGCTGTGCCGAGACCTTCGGCTGGCCGGAGGACGAGCTGCTGGCGATCACCCGCAATGCCATCGCCGCCGCCTTCTGCGACGAGGACACGCGGCGGCGGCTGGTCGTCCGCCTGTCGGATCATGCGGCGCTGCGCGGCGGCGGGGTCTGAGAGGGGAAGTCGGTGGACGGGAGGGCGAGGTCGTGCTGCGCCTGTTCCGCTTGTTCGCCGGTTGATCTATGACAGGAAGGAAGCCGGTTGGGGCTTCGGGAGGCGTCGGCCTCCAGACAGAGCGAGCGGAGAGGCGCGAGATGACCGGAGCAACCGTAGTCGATCACCCGATGGTGCAGCACAAGCTGACGCACATGCGGATGAAGGAGACCTCGACCCAGGGTTTTCGCAGGCTCCTGCGGGAAATTTCCGTGCTGCTCACCTATGAGGTGACCCGCGACCTGCCGATCACCACCGTCGAGATCGAAACGCCGCTGCAGACCATGTCCGCGCCGGTCATCGAGGGCAAGAAGCTGGTCTTCGCCTCGGTTCTGCGCGCCGGCAACGGACTGCTGGAGGGCATGCTGGAGCTGGTCCCGGCCGCCCGCGTCGCCCATATCGGCCTCTACCGTGATCCCAAGACGCTGCAGCCCGTCGAATACTATTTCAAGGCGCCGGAAGATCTCGCCGAGCGTCTCGTGATCGTCGTCGACCCGATGCTGGCCACCGCCAACTCGGCGATTGCTGCCGTCCAGCGGCTGAAGGAACGCGGCGCCACCCAGCTGCGTTTCCTGTGCCTGCTGGCCGCGCCCGAAGGCATCGCCAAGTTCAACGCCGCCCATCCGGATGTGCCGATCTTCACCGCTGCCATCGACGAGCGGCTGAACGAGAAGGGCTATATCGTGCCCGGTCTCGGCGATGCCGGCGACCGCATGTACGGCACGAAGTAACGCCGTATCCCTGCGACGCCGTCGCCGTGAAGACCGGGAGGAGCGACATGACAGCCGAGGCGATCTATCCGGACCTGAAGGGCAGAACCGTATTGGTCACCGGCGGCGGCGGCGGCATCGGTGCCGAGATCGTTCGCCGGTTTGCCGCGCAAGGGGCCTTGGTCGGTTTCATCGACCTCAGTGAGGAGCCCTCCCGCCGCCTCGTTGCGGAACTGGAAGGCAAGGGGGCGAAGGTCCGCTTCGCCCGTGCCGATCTCACGGATATCGAGGCGACCCGTGCGGCAATCGCCGAGCTGCGCGAAGCGCTCGGCTCCGTCTCTATCCTGGTCAACAACGCCGCCCATGACGAGCGTCACCGGCTGGAAGAGGTGACGCCCGAATACTGGGACAGCCGCATGGCGGTGAACCTCAAGCACCAGTTCTTCTGCACCCAGGCGGTGGTGGGCGACATGCGCGCGCTCGGCGGCGGTGCCATCGTCAACATGGGGTCGATCTCCTGGATGATCGGGCAGGGCGGCATGGCCGGCTACACAGCGGCCAAGTCCGCCGTGATCGGCCTGACGCGCTCGCTCGCCCGCGACCTTGGTCCGGACAACATTCGCGTCAACTGTATCGCTCCGGGGTGGATCATGACCGAGCGCCAGATCGCCCTGTGGCTCGACGAGGCCGGCGAGCGCGAGATCATGGAGCGGCAATGCCTCAAGCGGAAGCTGGTGCCGGCGGATGTCGCCCGTGTGGTGCTGTTCTTCTGCTCGGATGCGGCCGCCGCATGCACCAACCAGACCTATATCGTCGACGGTGGCTGGATCTGATCTCGTCCGCCAAACTGCAGGAGCAGGCACCGTGATCACCGTATTCGGCTCCATCAATCTCGACCTCGTCGTTGCCCTGCCGCGTCTTCCGGCGCCCGGCGAAACGGTGGTCGGCCCCGACCACCAGATCTTTCCCGGCGGCAAGGGCGCCAACCAGGCGCTGGCGGCAGCGCGTGCAGGGGCGAGGGTCCGGATGATCGGTGCTGTCGGCCGCGACGCCCATGCCGAGGCCGCGCTTGCCAATCTGGAGCGTGCGGGGGTCGACCTTTCCGGCGTCCGCCATCTCGACGGGACCACCGGCATTGCCATGATCGGCGTCGACGCCAAGGGCGAGAACCTCATCATGTGCGCCAGCGGCGTCAATGCCCGCGTCGTGGCGGAGTGGCTGGATGGCCGGCTGGCGCGGGGCGACCTGCTGGTGCTCCAGCGCGAGCTGAGCCCGCGGCCGATTGCCGATGCCATCGCCCGCGCGCGGCTGTGCGGCGCGCGCGTGTTGCTGAACGCCGCGCCGTCCGGCGACGCGGAGCTCGCCCGCCTGGTGCCGGATGTCGACGTCGTCGTCGCCAATTCCGTGGAGGCGGCGGAACTTGCCGCCGCACTCGGCACGGGCGAGACGCCGGTGCCGGAGGCCCATTGCGCGGCGCTTTCCGGCGCGGATCGCCTTGCCGTCGTCACCCTGGGCGCTCGCGGGCTGATCGCCCAGAAGGGCAAGACCCGCTGGCGGGTTGCCGCGCCCGAAGTCGACGTGGTCGACACGACCGGCGCGGGCGATGCCTTTGTCGGGGCTCTTGCCGCCGCGCTCGACCGGGGGGCGGAGATCGGCCGTGCCTTGCTGGAGGGCACCGCCGCCGGCGCTCTTGCCTGCACGGCGAACGGGGCGCAGTCCTCCTCGCCGGAGGCGGCGGTCATCGCGAAGCTCGCCGACACGCTGACCTGCGAGACGCTGGAGGCGTGAGCCTCGCCGGTCTTTCAAATTTTATCTTTCCTGTTAAGGGCCCGGATACCGCGTTCACATCCCCCGCGCGTGCCTTCACCCCTTGCTAAGCGGTCTCGTGGGACCCTTGCCGTCTGTTCTTGAATGGCTGAGGGTAGGGGGAGCGGAGCCATGGCACGCTATCTGATGATCGCCGCAATCGTCGTCGTGGCCGCGGCCTTGGCGCCCGATTTTCTGCGCGATTATCTCAAGGAGGTGCCGGTCGTCGCAGCGGCGCGCCAGGAGGCGCCCGCGCCCGAGACTTCGTCCGGACCGCGCACGCTCGTCCTGAAGGCCGGGCGAAACGGCCATTACGAGGTCAGCGCCCATATCAATGGCCGTCCGGTGCACTCCCTGATCGACACCGGCGCGTCGACGCTTGCCCTGCCGTCCGAGGTTGCGGCCCTTTCCGGTGTCCGTCCGGCCCGCTCCGACTATGTCGTCAAGGTGCGCACGGCCAACGGCATCGCGCTGGCTGCCCCCGTCACCCTGCGTGAGCTGCGCCTGGGAAGCATCCGCCTCAGCAATGTCGAGGCGCTGGTCATGCCGGAGGGCGCGCTGGAACTGCCGCTGATCGGCATGTCGGTGCTCGGCCGTCTTGCCAAGGTCGACATCCGCTCCGGCACGATGCGGTTGATACAGTAACCCTGCCGGGTGATTTCGCTGTCCGTCCCGCTATAGTGTTCCCGCCCGCGCGTTGCGCGCCGGGCCTGCCACGGATCGCGGGAACCACCTGAAATGAGCGTCAGTCAGTTCGGCCAGCTTGCCGATGGAACGCCTGTCGAGCGCGTCGCCATCGCGGGGGGCGGGCTGTCGGCCAGCATCATGACGCTGGGCGCTGCCATCACCGACCTGCGCGTTGGCGGGCGCGGCGTGGTGCTCGGCTTTGCCGATCTTGCCTCCTATCTCGCCCATTCCCCCTATTTTGGCGTGATCGCCGGCCGCCATGCCAATCGCATTGCCGGCGGCCGGTTCCGGCTCGATGGCAGCGACGTCCAGCTCGAATGCAACGAGGGCGGTCGCAACCACCTTCATGGCGGCGCAAGGGGCTTTGCCCGGCGGCTGTGGTCGCTGCGAGAGGCCGGACCCGCCCATGCGATGCTGGCGCTGGTCTCCGAAGATGGCGATGCGGGCTATCCCGGCCGCGTCGAGGCGAGCGTGCGCTACGAGATCCCGGACGCCGGGGACCGGCTCCGCATCGTGCTGGAAGCGGTGACCGACCGGCCGACGCTGGTGAACCTTGCGACCCACAGCTATTTCAACCTCGACGGATCGCCCGACATCGGCGGCCATCTGCTGCAGATCGAGGCCGATGCCTATCTGCCCGTCGACGGCGAGGCGATTCCGACCGGCGAGGTGCGCCCCGTTGCGGGAACGCCGTTCGACTTCCGCCGCCTGCGCCGGATCGATGCGCATGGGGGCGATGTCGCCCATGACCATAATTTCTGCCTGTCAGCCGTGCCAACCTGCGAACCGCGCCTCGTCGCGCGCGTTATCGGACAGGAGAGCGGCCTTGCCATGGACGTGCTGACGAGCGAGCCCGGCCTCCAGTTCTACGACGGCTACAAGCTTGCCGTGCCCTGTCCGGGACTGGACGGGCGCAGCTACGGGCCGCGTGCGGGCCTCTGCCTGGAGCCGCAGCGCTGGCCGGACAGTCCCAATCACCGGCACTTCGCCGGGGCCGTCCTGCGACCGGGCGAGCTCTACCGGCAAGTGACAGAGTATCGATTTTCCCAGATCGGGCATGAGGACCTGACGCCATGAAGACCGTGTTTTCCGCCGGACAGCTGGCCCACGACCCCAAGCAGGAGATCTCCGACGGCATGCTGAAGCCGGCGGTGGAGATCCCCTCCCGTGCCGAGATGGTTCGCGAGGCCGTGCTCGCACGCGGTCTCGGCGAGCTGCTGGAGCCGGACGATTTCGGGATGGATCCGCTGGCCCGCATCCATGACGCCGGCTATCTCGCGTTCCTGGAGAGCTTCTGGGACCGCTGGACCACTGCCGGACGCAGCGGCGAGGCCTTCCCCTTCGTCTGGCCGGTGCGCGGGCTCAACATCGATCCGGTGCCCGATCACATCGACGGGTTGCTCGGCCGCTATTCCTTTGACGCCGGCACGCCGCTCGGCGAACACACCTTCGCCGCCGCGCGCGCCAGCGCCAATTCCGCCCTGACCGGCGCCCGCCTGGTTGCCGGCGGCGAGCGCGCCGCCTTCGCCCTGTGCCGTCCGCCCGGACACCACGCGGCGGCCGACTATTATGGCGGCTATTGCTTCCTCAACAATGCGGCCATCGCTGCGCAGTGGCTGCGCGATGCCGGCGCCGAACGCGTCGCGGTGCTTGATGTCGACTATCACCACGGCAACGGCACCCAGTCGATCTTCTACGAGCGCTCCGACGTGCTGTTCCTGTCGATCCATGCCGACCCGCGCGAGGAATATCCCTATTTTCTCGGCCACGCGGCAGAGACCGGGGCGGGCAAGGGCGAGGGGTTCAACGCCAATTATCCGCTGGAGCTCGGCGCCGACTGGGATGTGTGGTCGCAGGCGCTTGCCGCCTCGCTCGCGCGCATCGCGGCCTTCCGGCCGGACACGCTGGTCGTCTCGCTCGGCCTCGATGCTTACGAGAAGGACCCGATCTCCCGCTTCCGCCTCGTCCACGAGGACTTCACGCGAATGGGCGCAGCGCTCGCCGCGGCCGGCCTTCCGACCCTCTTCGTCATGGAAGGCGGCTATGCGGTCGATGCGCTCGGCACCAACTGCGTCAACGTTCTGTCCGGCTTCGAGGCCGGCTGAGCTAAAGCGGGAAGCCGTGGTCCGTCAACGCGGCCTTCAGCGCCGGAGCATCGGTGAAGTGGATGGCATGCATGCCCACGGACTTCGCCGCCTCGACATTGGCCGGGCTGTCGTCGATGAACACGGTGGTCTCTGGCGCCAGGTCGTTGCGCGAGAACAGCACGTGGTAGATGCGCGGGTCCGGCTTCACCAGCCGTTCATGCGCGGACACGACCACATCGATGAAGCTGTCGGCAAGAAAGGGGAAGCGGCGCTCGCATTCGGCGAACTTCTCGGACGAGAAATTGGTGATCGCATAGAGCGGCACGCCCGCCGTCTTCAGTGCGGTGAGGATCGCGACGCTGCCCGGCACTTCGCCCGGTACCATTTCATGCCAGCGCGTGTCCCAGGCGAGGATCTCCTCCCGGTGGTCGGGCCGCCGGGCGAGAGCCTCGGCGATGCCCTCGGCAAAGCTGCGGCCCCGGTCCTGCTCCAGGTTCCACTCCGGCGGCAGCACCTCGGCGAGAAACCGGTCGGCGTCGGCCTCGGTCTCGAAGATGCTGCGATAAAGAAGGCGCGGATCCCACTGGATGAGGACGTTGCCGATGTCGAAGACCACGGTATCGGGACGGCGTGTCATCGAAGCTCCCGGATTGCGGGCGCTGCGGCCCTGGCACACACTGGCGGAATGAGGAGACTGGCGCGGCGATACGGTTCGGGGCAAGAGGCAATCGGCGGGGGGCAGCGCCTGTCCCGCGTCTTTTCGCGCGCCCTGGCTGTCCTGCTGCTGGCCGAATTGATGCTCGGCGTATCCGGCGGGCGGCTACTGGCCCAGGGGGACATGCTGCAGCAGCCGGACGATCCCGCCTTCCTGCCCTGGCAGGAGGAGGTCGGTCCTGTCGACGACGATGCCGGACAGTCCGGGCCCGAAACGCCCTTCGATCCCGAGCGCCTCGCCCTGATGGCGGAGCTTCGCGTCGGCATCGTCATGGACCCGGCGGCCGGCGACTTCGGCCGCGCGGCCCCGTTCCGCGAACTGCTGGAGGAGGGTCTGCGCATTCCGGTCCTGCTGATCGCCTATCGCGACCTGTCGCAGCTGCAGCGGGCGCTGGTCGGGGGCGAAGTCCACTACGCGCCGCTGTCGGCCTCCGCCTATGCGGCGGCGCAAGGCGAGTGCAGCTGCCTGGAGCCGCTGGTCGCCCCGCGCCCGCCGGACGGCGAGGCGGGGTGGCATGCCATCGCGCTGGCTCGGGCCGGCGAGGCGATCGAAGCGCCTGCGGATATGGCCGGACGGCGCATCGCCACCGGCCCGCGCGATGCGGTCGGAAGCCGCCTCGTCCAGCTTGCCGGGATTGCGGACGCAGGCATGGATCTGGAGCAGAAGGCCGCCTCGCTCATTGCCCATGACGATCCGCTGGCGGCCGCACTTGCGCTCGTCCGGGGCGATGCCGACGTCGCCTTCGCCTGGTCGTCGCTGCAGGGAGAGGCCGCGGCCGGCTACTCGCGCGGCACCTTGCGGGATCTGGCGGAGAGGGGGGCCGAGATTGCCGGGCTGAAGGTCGTCTGGGCGTCCGGGGCCATTGCCGGTGCCCCGCATGTGGTCCGGCAGGACGTGCCGCGGGAGATCCGCAACCTGCTCTTGGAGGTCATGACCGGGCAAGGTGCGGCGGAGGCGGTCTCGGATGACGGCTTCGTTGCCGTGGGCGCGCAGGATTATGCGCCCGTGCTGGCCGCATTTCCGCCGGAGGCGGGCGTGTCGCGCGGCCGTCTCCGGCCGCTCGGCGGCGGCGACTAGCGGGGGATCAGTTGCAGCACTCGACGCTCGTGCTGACGCGCGGGCGCATGTAGTAGGTGTCGCTGAGCGTGATCGTGGCGCTGTTGAACACATCCTTCAGCACCGCCGCGAAGGTGGGCCGATGCTCGTATTCGGCACGGGCGACGATCAGATAGGTGTCCTTCTGCCGGGTCAATTCTTCCGGAAGATCGATCGGAGGGGCGGAGTTGGCGCCCCACTGGGCGGTGTTCATCGCCCGGCTCCACACGACGCGCGGCTGGTTCACTTCCTTCATCCACACGCTGGCGACGACCACTTTCAGAGGGGCTTCCGGATACGGGTCGAGCACGGCGCGTGACAGCTTCAGCAGGTCGTTGACCTCGGAGGACTTGAGCTTGTCGGCCTGAGCCACCAGGTCGGCGATGGAACTGGCGGCCTGGCTGACCTTGCGGTCGAGGGTGAGTGCCGAGTTCAATTCGGTCACGCCGAGGAACAGAGCCAGCATGAAGGGCAGAACCAGCGCGAACTCGACCGCTGCGACGCCGCGCCGGTCCCGCATCAGGCCGCTTGCGATCCGCGCTGCGGCCTTCCGGACGATGCGCTGCGGTTCCTGTTGCCGCTCTTGCCGCTTGGGGCTGCTCATGGTCACTTGCTCGCCTGCTGCGTGGTCCAGGGGAAGGGCTCGTTGCGGAACACCGCGGTGGCGACCAGCAGGCGGTCGCCGGAACTCAGATCGCCATAGGCGGTCTTCATCATCGACGACAGCATCGGCCAGCGATAAAGGGCCCGCACCACGATGATCTGGCCGGCCTCGCCATGGTTGTAGCCGGTGTCGGCGACCAGTTCGCCGTCCTGGATGAGCGGCTTGGGCGTGAAGGAGGAGAAGTCGTCGATCCGCTCGACGTCGAGGGTCAGCCGGTCCGAACTGATGGGGAAGCCGGCAAGACGCTCCAGCATCGCCTCCTTGAACTTGTCGGCATCGAAGCCCTGGGCATGGGCCTGGCCGGTGCGGATCATCCGCGCCGCGTCCATGGTTGCGTTGCTGAGCACCTGGTTGGCGAAGAAAGCCAGACCGATCTCGATCACCCCGAGCAGAAGCATGAAGAACGGGATCGCCACG belongs to Stappia indica and includes:
- a CDS encoding TadE/TadG family type IV pilus assembly protein, giving the protein MSSPKRQERQQEPQRIVRKAAARIASGLMRDRRGVAAVEFALVLPFMLALFLGVTELNSALTLDRKVSQAASSIADLVAQADKLKSSEVNDLLKLSRAVLDPYPEAPLKVVVASVWMKEVNQPRVVWSRAMNTAQWGANSAPPIDLPEELTRQKDTYLIVARAEYEHRPTFAAVLKDVFNSATITLSDTYYMRPRVSTSVECCN
- a CDS encoding HAD family hydrolase, encoding MTRRPDTVVFDIGNVLIQWDPRLLYRSIFETEADADRFLAEVLPPEWNLEQDRGRSFAEGIAEALARRPDHREEILAWDTRWHEMVPGEVPGSVAILTALKTAGVPLYAITNFSSEKFAECERRFPFLADSFIDVVVSAHERLVKPDPRIYHVLFSRNDLAPETTVFIDDSPANVEAAKSVGMHAIHFTDAPALKAALTDHGFPL
- a CDS encoding ribokinase; translated protein: MITVFGSINLDLVVALPRLPAPGETVVGPDHQIFPGGKGANQALAAARAGARVRMIGAVGRDAHAEAALANLERAGVDLSGVRHLDGTTGIAMIGVDAKGENLIMCASGVNARVVAEWLDGRLARGDLLVLQRELSPRPIADAIARARLCGARVLLNAAPSGDAELARLVPDVDVVVANSVEAAELAAALGTGETPVPEAHCAALSGADRLAVVTLGARGLIAQKGKTRWRVAAPEVDVVDTTGAGDAFVGALAAALDRGAEIGRALLEGTAAGALACTANGAQSSSPEAAVIAKLADTLTCETLEA
- a CDS encoding aldose epimerase family protein, which translates into the protein MSVSQFGQLADGTPVERVAIAGGGLSASIMTLGAAITDLRVGGRGVVLGFADLASYLAHSPYFGVIAGRHANRIAGGRFRLDGSDVQLECNEGGRNHLHGGARGFARRLWSLREAGPAHAMLALVSEDGDAGYPGRVEASVRYEIPDAGDRLRIVLEAVTDRPTLVNLATHSYFNLDGSPDIGGHLLQIEADAYLPVDGEAIPTGEVRPVAGTPFDFRRLRRIDAHGGDVAHDHNFCLSAVPTCEPRLVARVIGQESGLAMDVLTSEPGLQFYDGYKLAVPCPGLDGRSYGPRAGLCLEPQRWPDSPNHRHFAGAVLRPGELYRQVTEYRFSQIGHEDLTP
- a CDS encoding histone deacetylase family protein; the protein is MKTVFSAGQLAHDPKQEISDGMLKPAVEIPSRAEMVREAVLARGLGELLEPDDFGMDPLARIHDAGYLAFLESFWDRWTTAGRSGEAFPFVWPVRGLNIDPVPDHIDGLLGRYSFDAGTPLGEHTFAAARASANSALTGARLVAGGERAAFALCRPPGHHAAADYYGGYCFLNNAAIAAQWLRDAGAERVAVLDVDYHHGNGTQSIFYERSDVLFLSIHADPREEYPYFLGHAAETGAGKGEGFNANYPLELGADWDVWSQALAASLARIAAFRPDTLVVSLGLDAYEKDPISRFRLVHEDFTRMGAALAAAGLPTLFVMEGGYAVDALGTNCVNVLSGFEAG
- a CDS encoding adenosine deaminase, with protein sequence MLPKAELHVHIEGAAPADLVQRLAKRHGQDVEGLFDERGRYLWNDFSEFLAAYDRASRVFRTPEDYALLSGTYLRMLAAEGAIYAELTISPDHAAGAGLSYRDYVAGLAAGIEQARADTGIEARMIAIGVRHFGARAVEQVVAQVIAAPHPLVTGFGLAGDEREGHPANFARAFRTAGEAGLGLTAHAGEVCGPESVTAALDFLRVRRIGHGVRAIEDRAVVERIAEEGIVLEVCPGSNLALGFYSNLRFHPVNLLRRAGCRITLNSDDPPFFGTTLGHEYRSCAETFGWPEDELLAITRNAIAAAFCDEDTRRRLVVRLSDHAALRGGGV
- the upp gene encoding uracil phosphoribosyltransferase; translated protein: MTGATVVDHPMVQHKLTHMRMKETSTQGFRRLLREISVLLTYEVTRDLPITTVEIETPLQTMSAPVIEGKKLVFASVLRAGNGLLEGMLELVPAARVAHIGLYRDPKTLQPVEYYFKAPEDLAERLVIVVDPMLATANSAIAAVQRLKERGATQLRFLCLLAAPEGIAKFNAAHPDVPIFTAAIDERLNEKGYIVPGLGDAGDRMYGTK
- a CDS encoding phosphate/phosphite/phosphonate ABC transporter substrate-binding protein codes for the protein MRRLARRYGSGQEAIGGGQRLSRVFSRALAVLLLAELMLGVSGGRLLAQGDMLQQPDDPAFLPWQEEVGPVDDDAGQSGPETPFDPERLALMAELRVGIVMDPAAGDFGRAAPFRELLEEGLRIPVLLIAYRDLSQLQRALVGGEVHYAPLSASAYAAAQGECSCLEPLVAPRPPDGEAGWHAIALARAGEAIEAPADMAGRRIATGPRDAVGSRLVQLAGIADAGMDLEQKAASLIAHDDPLAAALALVRGDADVAFAWSSLQGEAAAGYSRGTLRDLAERGAEIAGLKVVWASGAIAGAPHVVRQDVPREIRNLLLEVMTGQGAAEAVSDDGFVAVGAQDYAPVLAAFPPEAGVSRGRLRPLGGGD
- a CDS encoding SDR family NAD(P)-dependent oxidoreductase; amino-acid sequence: MTAEAIYPDLKGRTVLVTGGGGGIGAEIVRRFAAQGALVGFIDLSEEPSRRLVAELEGKGAKVRFARADLTDIEATRAAIAELREALGSVSILVNNAAHDERHRLEEVTPEYWDSRMAVNLKHQFFCTQAVVGDMRALGGGAIVNMGSISWMIGQGGMAGYTAAKSAVIGLTRSLARDLGPDNIRVNCIAPGWIMTERQIALWLDEAGEREIMERQCLKRKLVPADVARVVLFFCSDAAAACTNQTYIVDGGWI
- a CDS encoding TadE/TadG family type IV pilus assembly protein encodes the protein MLRDRLLPRFARLRPLRAVVRDREGTTAIEFAFVAIPFFMLLLGVIEIGLAFFANQVLSNATMDAARMIRTGQAHAQGFDADKFKEAMLERLAGFPISSDRLTLDVERIDDFSSFTPKPLIQDGELVADTGYNHGEAGQIIVVRALYRWPMLSSMMKTAYGDLSSGDRLLVATAVFRNEPFPWTTQQASK
- a CDS encoding retropepsin-like aspartic protease family protein: MARYLMIAAIVVVAAALAPDFLRDYLKEVPVVAAARQEAPAPETSSGPRTLVLKAGRNGHYEVSAHINGRPVHSLIDTGASTLALPSEVAALSGVRPARSDYVVKVRTANGIALAAPVTLRELRLGSIRLSNVEALVMPEGALELPLIGMSVLGRLAKVDIRSGTMRLIQ